DNA sequence from the Streptomyces sp. MST-110588 genome:
GGTCCTGGCCTGCGCCGGCATCAGCGTCCTCACCGCCGCGGTGGAAACCCGCTCGGCACGCGCCCACACCACCGCCGCCCTACGGCGCCTGGGCACCCCCCTCTCGTTCCTCCACCGCGTCACAGCCCTGCGCGCTACCGCTCTTCTGCTCGTCCTCACCCCCTTGACCTGGGCCCTCGCGGAACTTGCAGCCCTACCCGTGCTCCGCTGACCCGCCCGACGCACGCACCAGAAGCACCAGCCCCGCAATCCACCGAAACACAGGACCCGGCCAACCCCCCGAATCCACCAACAGCACCCTCCACCCCAGCACCACCGCCCACCTCTCCTCCCTCTCTCCTCCCCTCTCCTCGCCTGCCCCTCTCTCCCCTGGACGAGTAAGTCCCATGTGTCCAGCGATCGAACGCGAACAGGGACCGTGACCTGCCGGCCGTTTCTGTGATGACGCCAGATGGCTGCGGCCAGGGCGAGTACGCACCGGGCAACGCGGACCGCGACGCCCTCAGCGGTGCGGCGCCGTGCTGTTCCGGCGCGAACTGACCCTTGAGAGGCCCGTTCACAGACTCGGTCAACTGGCGCACCGACGTCAGCAGCCGCTTCCCCCGACGCTTCTCCTCACGCTTGAACGAGGGTCGCAGCAACTCGGTCCCGCGCACGGCAAGGTCGTTCTCGAATCCCTGGAGGCAAAGGCCCCTGCCGGCGATCAGCAGCAGCCCGAGCCGGACGGTTACCAGGCCGGCATCGAGGTCGAGCATGGCCTGCGGCACTTCTCGCTGGTCCGGGTCCGGGTCCGGGTTGGTCAACGGACTTGATCATCTGGTCCTTCCGCCTTGACCCTCCGGTAACCGGAGGCCCTACGGTCCTGAGTCATGAAGATCGTTGTTCACGACACGGCGTCCGCCATGATCGACATCCTGCAGCGTCCGCTGGAGGAGCGGCCCGACGCCCTGCGAGAAATGCTCAGCCCGCTCCACGGCCCGATGGCCGCGAGAATGGGCGAGGTGGACCTCGTCCAGATGCACAGCATGGGCGCCGGCTTCCCCTTCGACCGTGATGACCCCCGCTGTCTGGCCGCTGTACGGCAGATGCAGGACGCGGATGTGTGGAGCCGGATCGAGGACTCCCTCGCCACCGCACGGGAGCGGCTCCTCGCGGTGCCCGGAATCAAGACCGCCGACACCGTGCACGTCGTCTTGATTCTCGGCAACCCCGATGAAGACATCCTGATGGGTGACAACTCCGGCTACACCGGCATGGGCGGTTTCCCGGGTGCGATCCAGCTCGTGATGTGGCCCACCGAGACCAGCCTGGCGAAGATCAACCACGCTGCCGTCCACGAGCTCCACCACAACGTGCGCTACGCCAATGTGGTCTGGGACCCGATGACGGTCACGGTGGGCGAACAGGTCGTGGCCGAAGGAATGGCCGAGGCGTTCGTACGGGAACTGGCGGGCGAAGAGGCCATGGGCCCTTGGGCGACAAAGCTGTCCGGTCCGGAGCTGGACGACGCCTACGAGAAGGTCACGGCCGCCGTCGACGTCTCCGGCATGCAGAACATGCCTCCGTACATTTACGGCGACACCATCGCACAGCGCATGGGGGCACAGCCTGTAGGACTGCCCTTTGCCGCCGGGTACGCGGCCGGCCTGCGGGTCGCGGACGCCCACTTGGCCGCCTCCGGTCTGACCGCCGCCCAGAGTGTCGCCCTGCCGGCCCGCGACATCCTCAAGAACGCCGGCATAGCGACCAGCGCCTGACCTCCAAGGCCGCCGCCATCCCACTCGCCCGTTGCCGTCACACCGTCACCGTCGGCCGCGAGCCCCCCAGCCGTGCGCCGTCAGCCGTGCGCCGTCAGCGGGCGAGGGCCATGGCCTCTATCTCTATTCGCCAGTCCGGCCGGGCCAATGACGACACCTCAAGGAGCGTGTCCGCCGGATAGGGCTCCGAGAGGAACTCCTCGCGCAACGCGATGACCTTGTCGAGGTCGGCTTCCATGTCGGTGACGAAGATGCCGACCCTCACCACGTCGCCGAGCGATGCCCCGGCCGCGGCGAGGACCTTCTCCACATTGGCGAACGCCTGCCGCCCCTGCGCCAGGAAGTCGTCCGAGACCGTCCGTCCCTGCTCGTCGATCCCCGCCTGGCCGGAGACGTAGATGACACCGCCCGCCTTCACCGCCTGGGAGATCTTGTAGGGCGCGTACCAGTCCGGCGTAGTGGCGACTTTCTCGATCCCCTCGATCCTCGATGCACCCGCCTTCCCTGCACCCTCCCCCTCGCCGCCTTCCCCGGACGTACGACCGCTTCGCTCAACGCTGCTGACGGACATCATGACCGACCCCCTTCGATGCATGTACACACATCACTTGCATGCACATGCATAGGTTGCCCGTGCATGTACGCTGGTGTCAAGAGCATCGGGCGAATCCGCGCGAAGAAAAACACAGAGGGTGATGGACGCGATGGACGCGGAACACTGGGACCGGTTCGGCACTCTCCACACGCGCGTCGAGCAGGAGTTGGCCAAGGCACTGCAACGGCACCACCGCATCGGCCTGTCGGAATACCGGGCCCTGGCCCGGCTCGCCGAGGCCGACGACGGTGAGCTGCGGATGCAGGAACTCGCCGATCTCATCGGCCTCAACCAGAGTTCGGTGAGCCGGCTCGCCTCCCGTCTGGAGTCCTCCGGGTTCACCCGCCGCGATCTGTGCCCCAAGGACCGGCGCGGCGTCTACAGCGTCATCACCGAGGCGGGCCGCGCCGTCCACGCGCAAGCGCGCCCGACCTACGACGAGGCCCTGCGCTCGGCACTCAACGCCGCGGCCGAGGACGGGCACCTCGGCCCGCTCGTGGAGTCGCTTCGCACCTAACATGACGTGGGTGCAGCCCGATTCCGAGTTCCCCGCCACGCCCCACGGCCCCGCCACGCCCCACGGCCCCTCCGGGCCCGGCCGCCCCCGCGTACCCGAGGACGCCCCCGCCTCTGCCGGACCCCGCGCCCGGGACGCCGGGCCCGACCGCGAGATCGAATCGCTCAAGGAGTTCGACCATGTCGCCGCGTCGGGCAGCCTCGCCGGCTACCGCGTCCAGTCCGTCGACCTGACGGACCGTACGTTCGCGCTGCTCAGCACGGATACCTCCGACGCGGTCTTCCTCGGCTGCCCCATGGAGTCCGATGCCGCCGCCAAGGTGCGTGCCGGCGGGGCCCTGGTCTTCCCGCCGATACCCGGCCTGCCGTTCGACCCGTACCGGGGCAGCCTGTACGGGCCGGACGAACTCTTCGGAGGACTCGAACAAGGCGGCTACGAGGCGACACCGGACGCCCGTGCCTACCGCTGGTACCAGCGGACCAAGGCGGACGGCGACATCTTCGCCTCGATGCTGCGCAGTATCCACGACGACGCCGTCTCGGACGCGCTGGACGAACACCTCTACGGCGCCCGTGTCGTCGGAGTCATGGGCGGGCACGCGCTGGAGCGCGGTTCGGCCGCCTACGCCGGCGCAGCCCGCCTGGGCCGCCAACTGGCGCGCGAGGGTCTGACCGTCGCCACCGGCGGCGGCCCCGGCGCGATGGAGGCCGCCAACCTCGGCGCCTACTCCGCACCCTTCCAGGACGCGATGCTCGACGAGGCTCTCGGCCTGCTCGCCAAGGCCCCGCACTTCACGCCGTCGGTGACGAACTGGGCGCGGGCGGCTTTCGACGTACGTCTCCAGTGGCCGGGCGGCGGGGACTCGATCGGCATCCCGACCTGGTTCTACGGGCACGAGCCGCCGAACGCCTTCGCCGCGCACATCGCCAAGTACTTCGTGAATGCCGTACGTGAGGACGGCCTGCTGGCACGTTCCAACGCCGGTGTCGTCTTCCTTCCCGGTGCCGCCGGAACCGTACAGGAGATCTTCGACAACGCGACCCCGAACTACTACGGATCGCGGGGCGGGCCGACGCCGATGGTGCTGGTCGACCGTGAGCACTGGACCGGGAAGCTGCCCACCTGGCCGCTGCTCCAGGCGCTCGCTGCCGACCGCCCCATGGCGGCGCGCATCGCCCTGGTCGACTCCGTGGAGGAAGTCCCTCAGGCCCTGGCCCGGCTCACCACCGCCTGAGCACGGCCTGCCCCCGGCGAAGGCCACCGCCCCCGACAAGCGAAAGCCGACAGCCCACACTCCTCACCTCCCACAACCCTCACGCCCCCACTTCACATACGGGGCACGGGCCCGTCCCCACCGCTTTCCCTGCCCCAGCGTGTGTTTGCCCACGCGAGGCAACTTCCGCACCGTATCGCGCGTCTAGCAGGCCAGGTAATGCACAGGTAAAAACAGGCAGTGCGCGAACGGAGTTCTCGGTGATCATCGGCCTTCTGACGGCGGTAGCAGCCTCGGCCTGCTACGGCACGGGTTCGGTCCTGCAGGCGGTGGGGTCGCGCAAGTCGGCCCGCCGTGAGGCAGCGGCATCGTCCACCACCGGCTTCACCCAGCACGGCGGCCCGAGCCTCTCCTCCACCGCGAAGGCCGCGGTCACCTGGGAGTTCATGGTCGGTACGGTGCTGGACTTCATAGGTTTCGCGCTCGGTGCCCTGGCGGCGCGGCTGCTGCCGCTCTTCCTCTCGCAGACCGTCATCAGCGCCAACCTCGTGATCACCGCCGTACTGAGCATCAAGCTCCTGGGCATCAAGCTGACCCGCCCCGAGTGGGCCTCGATCGCCGTGGTCTGCTCGGCACTGGTGCTGCTCGCCACCGCAGCCGGCCCCGAGGGCAGCGGCCACACCCCGATCAGCACCCACTGGTGGCTGCTGATCGTCTCCATCGTGCTGATGGCCGGCGGAACGGTGATCGTCCGTCTGATGGGCTCCCGCGCCGCGATCCTGGCCGGTCTGCTGTCCGGCCTGGGCTTCGGCGCCCTCGGCGTAGGCGTACGGGTGCTGAACGGCGTGGACCCGTTCGACCTCTCAACCCTCCTGTCCGACCCGGCTCTCTACGCCATCCTCGTCGCCGGCATCGGCGGTATGTACCTGCACACCGTCGCCCTCCAGATCGGCTCGGTCAACGGCGCGACGGCGGCCCTGGTCGTGGGCGAGACGGTGGTCCCCGGCCTCCTCGGCGTGCTGTGGCTCGGCGACGCCTCCCGCCCGGGCTTCGCCTGGGTCGCCGTCCTCGGCTTCCTGGTGGCCGTGGCCGGCGCCGTGGCAGTCGCCTGGTTCGGCGAGCCGGAAGGCGGCCCCGGACCCGACCCGAAGGACACCCCGGGGAACGTCTCGAAGAGCGAGCCGTCCCCGAAGGACGCTGCTGGGGGCACCCGTACTCCGGAAGAGCCCGTCATACGGTGACGGGCGGCCGATTCAGCTTCTCCTGGGACTTCTCCCAGGACTTCCCCATGGACTTCTCCTAGGACCGTCCCGCCCCCGCCCCCCTCAGCGGCCCAGCACCACGATGTCCTCGGCCGCGAAGCTGACGCCCACCGAGGCGCCCGCGGCCGGGGCCTCGGGGAGGGGGCAGGCGGCTTCCAGGGGCAGGCCCTGATGAGGCTGGAGGAGGAGGGCCACATGGGTGCCGCGGAAGGTGCGGGCGGTGACGGTGCAGGGCAGGCCGTCCGTGGGGGAGGTCAGCCGGACGCCGGCCGGGCGTACGAGGAGGCGGCAGGGGCCTTCCGGGGTGCGGGCGGGGACGGGCAGTTTGCCCCAGGGGGTGTCGGCGGCCTCGCCCCGTACCGTCGCGGTCACGACATTGTCGAAGCCCAGGAAGCGGGCGACGAATTCGGTGGCGGGCCGCTGCCAGACCTCCAGTGGGCTGCCGGCCTGTGCGATCCGTCCGTCCTGCATGACCACGACACGGTCGGCGAGCGCGAACGCCTCGCCCTGGTCGTGGGTGACGGCGAGCACGGTCGTCCCCAGTTCGCCGAAGACCCGGCGCAGTTCGACGACCAGGCGCTCACGGAGGCCGCGGTCGAGTTGGCCGAGCGGCTCGTCCAGCATCAGCAGCCGGGGCCGGGGCGCGAGCGCGCGGGCCAGCGCGACCCGCTGCTGTTCGCCGCCGGACAGCGCCGCCACGGCGCGCCGCTGCGCACCCGGCAGGCCGACCAGGTCCAGCAGTTCGGCGACCGTACGTTCCTGGTCGGCGCGCGAGGCGCCGCGCATCCGCAGCCCGAAGGCGACATTGCCGCCGACATCGCGCTGCGGAAAGAGCTGGTGGTCCTGGAACATCAGTCCGACACCCCGCCGGTGGGTGGGCACTCCCGACTGGTCCCGGCCTTCGAGGAAGACCCGTCCCTCGTCAGCCGGTTGCAGGCCCGCCACGACCCGCAGCAGTGTGGACTTGCCGCTGCCGCTCGGCCCCAGGACGCATACGATCTCGTGCGCGGCAACGTCCAGATCCAGCGCGTCCAGCGCAGGACGCGCGCCTGACCTGCCGAAACGGACGGTGACCTGCTCCAGCCGCAGCAGCGCCATCTCCTTGTTCCCCTCCCCGCCCCTTCCGGCAGGGCCTTCGGCGGCCTTTCCGGTTCCGGTCACCGTCATCTAGAACTCCCCCGACTGGTCGGTACGCATCCGCTCCAGCACCAGCAGGGCGCCCGCGCACACCACCATCAAGATGGTCGACAGGGCCATCGCCTGCCCGTAATTGAGTTCCCCGGCGCGCCCCAGCAGCCGTGCCACGGCCACCGGCAGGGTCGGCGCGTCCGGCCGGGCGATGAACACGGTCGCCCCGAACTCCCCGAGTGAGACCGCGAAGGCGAAGCCCGCCGCGATGAGCAGGGCCCGCCGTACCAGCGGCAGATCGACCTCCCGCCACACGCGCCACGGCGAGGCGCCCAGCACCGCCGCCGCCTCCCGCAGGCGGTCGTCCACCGCGCGCAGTACGGGAAGCATGGTCCGTACGACGAACGGCACGCCCACCAGGGCCTGCGCCAGTGGCACCAGCCACCATGAAGAGCGCAGATCCAGCGGTGGCTTGTCGAGAGTGATCAAAAAACCAAAGCCGACGGTCACAGCCGAAACGCCGAGTGGCAGCATCAGCAGCGCATCGAAACCTCGTACGAGCCGTCCGGCCGTACGGGAGCCGTCGTCCGAGGCCGTACGGGGCCAGCGGAGCGTCAGCGCCGCTGCCGCCAGGCCGCCCACGGTCAGCGCGATCACCGTCGCCACGGCCCCATAGGCCAGTGAGTTGCCCACGGCTTCCAGTGGTGCCACGGCGAAGGTGCTGTCGGCGGACGCGGCGGAGCGCAGCGCCTGGTAGAAGTCTAGGCCGTACCCGTCAGGACCGGCGAAGGACCGCTCGATCAGCACCGCCAGGGGCAGCAGGAGCAGCACCGCGATGACCGCGAGTGTGCCCCACAGCAGCGTCCACTGGCCGGTGCCCCTGGGTCGCCGCGCGGTGCCGGCCGCGTCGACGAGTTTCAGGGTCGCTTCCCGTCTGCGTACGGTCCATGCGTGCAGCGCCAGCAGGGCCAGCACCGCCGCGAACTGGAGCAGCGTCAGCACTGCCGCGGTCGGCAGGTCCAGGAAGTCGGCGGTCTGCCGGTAGATCTCCACCTCCAGTGTGGAGAAGGCCGGGCCGCCCAGGATCTGCACCACGCCGAAGGAGGTGAAGGTGAACAGGAACACCATCAGGGCGGCGGCGGCCACGGCAGGTCCGAGGGCGGGCAGGGTCACCCGCCGCCAGGCCGCGAACCGCCCGGCGCCCAGGACCCGCGCCGCCTCCTCCTGCCGTGGGTCCAACTGGCTCCACAGCCCGCCGACGGTCCGTACGACCACCGCGTAGTTGAAGAAGACGTGCGCCAGCAGAATCGCCCATACGGAGGTGTCCAGGCGCAGACCCCATAGGTCGTCCAGGACCCCGCCGCGCCCGACCAGCGCCAGGAAGGCCGAGCCCACGACCACGGTCGGCAGGACGAACGGGATCGTCACCACCGCCCGCAGCAGATGCTTTCCGGGGAAATCGAAGCGCGCGAAGACATACGCGCCGGGGAGTGCGATCAGGAGCGTGAGTCCGGTGGAGGCCGCCGCCTGCCAGATCGTGAACCACAGCACGTGCAGTACGTCCGGGTCGCCGAGCACGGTGGCGATCCGGCCGAGTTGCCACTGCCCGCCGTCCTTCAATCCACGGCCGACGATCGCCAGGACCGGGTAGGCGAAGAAGACGGCGAAGAAGAGGAGCGGCAGGGCCATCAGGGCCAGCCGTACGGCCGTGGTCCGGGAGGGCAGCAGGCGCCGCCGGGCGGTTCGGGCGGGGTGGCTCCCCCCGCCGGTCCCGCGCTGCTGATCGCGCTCCCCGGCGGGGCGGGCGGCCGTTACTTCAGGACGAGGGAGGACCACTGCTTGATCCACTGTTCACGGTGGTCGGTGATGTCCTGCGGAGCCACCGTCCACGGCTTGTCGATCTTCTCGCCGTACTTGGTGAACAACGGCGGCACCTTGGCGTCCGTACGCGCGGGGTTGACGAACATCTTCAGCGGCACGTCCTCCTGGAACTTCTTGCTCAGCAGGAAGTCCAGCAGCGCCTTGCCGCCCTTCTCGTTCTTCGCGCCCTTGAGCAGGCCCGCGAATTCCACCTGCCGGAAGCACGTCCCGGCCGCGACCCCGGTCGGCGCCTGCTCGGGCCGGGGCTTCTTGTCCAGCACCTCGGAGGGCGGGCTGGAGGCGTACGACACCACCAGGGGCTTGTCGCCCTTGCCCTTCCCCGCCGCCGTGCCCGAGAAACGCTCGGTGTACGCCTGCTCCCAGCCGTCGACGACCTCGACACCGTTGGCCTTGAGCTTCTTCCAGTAGTCCTGCCACTTGCCCTCGCCGTAGGCGGCGATGGTGCCGAGCTGGAAGGCCAGTCCGGGCGAGGAGGTGGCGGAGTTCTCGGTGACCAGCAGGTTCTTGTACTCGGGCTTGATCAGGTCCTCGAAGGTCTTCGGCGGCGCGATCTTGTGCCGGGTGAAGTAGGCGCGGTCGTAGTTGACGCAGACGTCACCGTAGTCGACCGGAGTGACCCTCTTGTGCGCCGCGTCCAGTTGCAGCTCCTGGGGAACGTTCTCCAGGCCCTTGGCCTTGTAGGGGCTGAAGATGTCCTCCTTCAGGCCACGCGAGAGCAGGATGTTGTCGATCCCGAAGAACACATCGCCCTGCGGGTTCGCCTTGGAGAGGATCGCCTGGTTGACGGCCTTGCCGGCGTCCCCGCCCTTGAGCTCGCGGACCTTGTACCCGGTCTGCCGGGTGAACTCCTCCAGGACGGATTGGGAGACGTTGAAGGAGTCATGGCTGACGAGGGTGACGGTCTTGGCGTCCGTACCGCCGCCGTCACCGCTGGAACCGCCGCATGCGGTGAGCATGGCCATGCCGAGTGCCGCGGCGAGCGCGGTGGCGGCGATCCTGCTGGTGGTGGTCACTGATTCCTCCTGGCTGGCCAGGAAGAGACGCGGCCCCGCGCCGGGCCCGTACTGCGATGGTCGGCGTACGGGCCCCGCACGGGGCGCAACAGCATGAGTGATGACCGAACTTCCTACCCGGAATGACCCGGGCGAGGTTCAAGGGTCTGCGGCCGTCGTGCTCGGTGACGAGCGGTTGCCGCACTCTCAGCGCTGTGGCGCTCCCCTGTCGGAATGTGCATTCGTTCGATCACACGGTACCAGCGCGGAGCGTCAGCGCTCGGAGGCCGCGAGCTGGCCGCAGGCACCATCGATCTCCTGGCCACGGGTGTCCCGTACCGTCACCGGCACGCCGTGCGACTCGATGGCCTTCACGAACGCCTTCTCGTCCTCGGGCCGCGAAGCCGTCCACTTCGAGCCCGGGGTCGGGTTCAGCGGGATGAGGTTGACATGGACGCGCTTGCCCTTGAGCAGCCGGCCCAGCAGGTCACCGCGCCACGCCTGATCGTTGATGTCCCGGATCAGCGCGTACTCGATGGAGATCCGGCGGCCGGACTTCTCCGCGTACCCCCACGCCGCGTCCAGGACCTCGCGCACCTTCCAGCGCGTGTTGACCGGTACGAGCGTGTCGCGCAGCTCGTCGTCGGGGGCGTGCAGCGACACCGCGAGCCGGCACTTGAAGCCCTCGTCCGCGAACCGCAGCATCGCCGGGACCAGACCGACCGTCGAGACGGTGATGCCGCGCTGGGAGAGACCCAGCCCGTCCGGCTCGGGATCGGTGAGCCGACGGATCGCGCCCACGACCCGCTTGTAGTTCGCCAGCGGCTCGCCCATGCCCATGAAGACGATGTTGGACAGTCGCGCCGGTCCGCCCGGTACCTCCCCGTCCCGCAGCGCCCGCATGCCGTCGACAATCTGATGAACGATCTCGGCGGTCGAGAGGTTACGGTCCAGCCCCGCCTGACCGGTCGCGCAGAACGGGCAGTTCATACCGCATCCGGCCTGCGAGCTGATGCACATCGTCACCCGGTCCGGGTAGCGCATCAGCACGGACTCCACGAGCGTGCCGTCGTGCAGCTTCCACAGCGTCTTACGGGTGGTGTCGTCGTCGCACGAGATGTGCCGCACCACACTCATCAGGTCCGGCAGCAGCTCCGCCGCCAGCTTCTCGCGCGCCGCGGCCGGGATGTCGGTCCACTGCGCCGGGTCGTGCGCGTAGCGGGCGAAGTAGTGCTGCGACAGTTGCTTGGCGCGGAAGGGCTTCTCACCGATCGCGGCCACCGCTTCACGGCGCTCGGCGGGGGCGAGATCGGCAAGGTGCCGCGGGGGCTTCTTGGCCCCGCGCGGCGCGACGAAAGTGAGTTCTCCGGGTGCAGGCATGGTCCTTCCAGTGTCGCAGACGTACGAACAGGGGCCCGCCACTTCTTGCGGCGGGCCCCTTGGCCGTACATAAGCGCTGGTCAGGCGGTCATCCGGTACCGACGAAGATCACGTACAGCAGCCAGACCACCGGAGCGGTCGGCAGGAGCGAGTCCAGCCGGTCCATGATCCCGCCGTGGCCGGGCAGCAACGTGCCCATGTCCTTGATGCCCAGGTCCCGCTTGATCATGGACTCGCCGAGATCGCCGAGAGTCGCGCTGGCCGCGACCGCGAGTCCCAGAAGCAGACCCTGCCACCAGGCACCGCCCTTGATCAGCAGTTCCATGGAGACGGCGCCGGCGGCCATGGCGAACAGCACCGCGCCGAACAGCCCCTCGCGGGTCTTGCCGGGGCTGATGCGCGGGGCGAGCTTGTGCTTGCCGAAGCGCCAGCCGATCGCGTACGCGCCGGTGTCGCTGACCACCGTCAGCAGCAGAAACGTCAGCACCCGCTGCGGGCCGTCGTCCTTCGCGGCGAGCATCAGGGCCACGAACGTCGCCAGGAACGGCACGTAGAAGGCCGCGAAGACACCGGCCGTGACGTCCCGCAGATAGTTCTCCGGGGATTCCGTCATGCGCCATACAAGGGCGGCCAGCGCGGTGAGCGCCATCGCCACCCATGCGCCCTCGGCGCCGCGTACGTAGCCCGCGACGACCATGGCCGTACCGCCGACCGCGAGCGGAACCAGCGGCACGCTGATGCCCTTGCGCTCCGACAGCCGTGAGGTCAGTTCCCACAGTCCGACGACCACCGCGACCGCTATCACGCCCAGGAAGACGGGCTTGTAGACGAAGAGCGAGGCGAGGATGACCGCGCCGAGGCCGACGCCGACCCCTATCGCGGCCCGCAGGTTCCGTCCCGCGCTCTTCTTCTGCGGCCTGTCGGTGCGCTGCGAGCCGTCCGGCCCTGGTGCGGAGGTGGGCATGGGCTCCTGCGGCTGTTCGTCGCGGAAGAGGGGGCCGCTCAGCCGAGCGGCCCCCCGGTCGTCCCGGTGGTTCCGGTCTTCCCGGTGGTCTTCCTGGTGTCCGCCCGCGTCGGGCACGATGGGCATGGGCCGAGTCTGCGCCGCCTCGGCCCACTCGTGCGCGGGACCCGCCGGGACGGGTGGCGCCTCCCCACGGAGTGAGGGGGTCGGTCCCTGGTCGGGCGGCCCCCAACGACCGGCGCGACCGGCCGGGTCGGCATGGCCGGCGCCGGGCGGGGCCCCCCAGGATGACTGGTTCATCAGACCTCGAGGAGCTCGGATTCCTTGTGCTTGAGGAGCTCGTCCACCTGCGCGACGTACTTCGCGGTGGTGTCGTCGAGCTCCTTCTCGGCGCGGCGCACCTCGTCCTCGCCGGACTCCTTGTCCTTGACGAGCTTGTCGAGGGTCTCCTTGGCCTTGCGCCGGACGCTGCGGATCGAGATCTTCGAGTCCTCGGCCTTGCTCCGGGCGACCTTGATGTACTCCCGGCGGCGCTGCTCGGTCAGCTCCGGGAAGTTCACCCGGATGATATTGCCGTCGTTGCTCGGGTTGACGCCGAGGTCGGAGTCGCGGATCGCCTGCTCGATGTTGCGCAGCGCGCTCTTGTCGAACGGCGTCACGACGGCCATCCGCGGTTCGGGCACCGAGAACGATGCCAACTGGTTGATCGGCGTCATGGCACCGTAGTAGTCCGCCACGATCTTGTTGAACATCGCCGGGTGCGCACGCCCGGTGCGGATCGCGGCGAAGTCCTCCTTGGCGACCACGACGGCCTTCTCCATCTTCTCCTCGGCCTCGAGGAGGATCTCTTCGATCACCACTTGCTCCTGGTCTTTTCGGTAAGAAGCAGAGCCTCGCCCCTGCCGCGCGTCTTCTCCTGCACGGTGTCCGACCGGCAGGCCGTTGTCCATCCCCGTGCCGAGGTCATCCCCCGGTCCGGAGTTGCCGCCCGTACGGTCCGATGCCCGTACGGCAATACGGCAGTTGGGGCCGTCAGGCCCGGGTGCCCTGATCGCTGACGAGCGTGCCGATCTTCTCACCCTTCACCGCGCGCGCGATGTTGCCCTCGGCGAGCAGTTCGAAGACGAGGATCGGAAGCTTGTTGTCACGGCACAGGGTGATGGCGGTGGCATCGGCGACCTTCAGGTCGCGCGTGATGACCTCGCCGTATTCGAGGGCGTCGAACTTCACCGCGTCGGGGTTCTTCTTGGGGTCGGAGTCATAGACGCCGTCCACCCCGTTCTTGCCCATCAGCATGGCCTGGGCGTCGATCTCCAGGGCGCGCTGGGCGGCGGTGGTGTCGGTGGAGAAGTACGGCATGCCCATACCGGCACCGAAGATGACGACGCGTCCCTTCTCCAGGTGGCGCACCGCACGCAGCGG
Encoded proteins:
- the rlmN gene encoding 23S rRNA (adenine(2503)-C(2))-methyltransferase RlmN yields the protein MPAPGELTFVAPRGAKKPPRHLADLAPAERREAVAAIGEKPFRAKQLSQHYFARYAHDPAQWTDIPAAAREKLAAELLPDLMSVVRHISCDDDTTRKTLWKLHDGTLVESVLMRYPDRVTMCISSQAGCGMNCPFCATGQAGLDRNLSTAEIVHQIVDGMRALRDGEVPGGPARLSNIVFMGMGEPLANYKRVVGAIRRLTDPEPDGLGLSQRGITVSTVGLVPAMLRFADEGFKCRLAVSLHAPDDELRDTLVPVNTRWKVREVLDAAWGYAEKSGRRISIEYALIRDINDQAWRGDLLGRLLKGKRVHVNLIPLNPTPGSKWTASRPEDEKAFVKAIESHGVPVTVRDTRGQEIDGACGQLAASER
- a CDS encoding phosphatidate cytidylyltransferase; its protein translation is MNQSSWGAPPGAGHADPAGRAGRWGPPDQGPTPSLRGEAPPVPAGPAHEWAEAAQTRPMPIVPDAGGHQEDHREDRNHRDDRGAARLSGPLFRDEQPQEPMPTSAPGPDGSQRTDRPQKKSAGRNLRAAIGVGVGLGAVILASLFVYKPVFLGVIAVAVVVGLWELTSRLSERKGISVPLVPLAVGGTAMVVAGYVRGAEGAWVAMALTALAALVWRMTESPENYLRDVTAGVFAAFYVPFLATFVALMLAAKDDGPQRVLTFLLLTVVSDTGAYAIGWRFGKHKLAPRISPGKTREGLFGAVLFAMAAGAVSMELLIKGGAWWQGLLLGLAVAASATLGDLGESMIKRDLGIKDMGTLLPGHGGIMDRLDSLLPTAPVVWLLYVIFVGTG
- the frr gene encoding ribosome recycling factor produces the protein MIEEILLEAEEKMEKAVVVAKEDFAAIRTGRAHPAMFNKIVADYYGAMTPINQLASFSVPEPRMAVVTPFDKSALRNIEQAIRDSDLGVNPSNDGNIIRVNFPELTEQRRREYIKVARSKAEDSKISIRSVRRKAKETLDKLVKDKESGEDEVRRAEKELDDTTAKYVAQVDELLKHKESELLEV
- the pyrH gene encoding UMP kinase; translation: MNHGADGADKAHNADPGGKGRFLLKLSGEAFAGGGALGVDPDVVHAIAREIAAVVRDGYEIAIVIGGGNFFRGAELQQRGMDRARSDYMGMLGTVMNCLALQDFLEKEGIVSRVQTAITMGQVAEPYIPLRAVRHLEKGRVVIFGAGMGMPYFSTDTTAAQRALEIDAQAMLMGKNGVDGVYDSDPKKNPDAVKFDALEYGEVITRDLKVADATAITLCRDNKLPILVFELLAEGNIARAVKGEKIGTLVSDQGTRA